The proteins below come from a single Corylus avellana chromosome ca3, CavTom2PMs-1.0 genomic window:
- the LOC132173649 gene encoding putative disease resistance RPP13-like protein 1 encodes MAEVAGILLSPFLQAFFERMASREFADIFQGRKLNDRLLHKLKIALLSVNALVEDAEEKQLTKPAVKEWLEESKDAVYEAEDVLDEIATEALKRKLDAEFQTTSSKLRKSISTFFGHFVKVIEPKIAELLGKLEYLAKQKDVLGLKEGVGGESSKRFPTTSLVEESGIFGRDGDKEKIISLLLSDHATGNENLCVIPIVGMGGIGKTTLAQLVYKDKRVHEHFDFMAWVCVSDEFDVFRVTKTVLEALTSSTCDMKDLNLIQVTLQDKLMGKKFILILDDVWNENYADWEILSSPFRSGARGSTVIVTTRNDNVASIMRAVSTDRLKPLLEDDCWLLFEKHAFHDGNMDARSQLEVIGRQIVKKCEGLPLAAKAIGSLLRSKLSVDEWEKILKSEVWDSPIGKENILPALRLSYKYLPSHLKKCFAYCSIFPKDCVLKKDEVVLLWMAEGFLKETINKKMEEVGEDYFLDLASRSLLEQSSDNKSGFVMHDLVNDLAKFVSGKFTFRLHIDHSPETMNETRHLSYLRRTFDNFKKFEVLCEATRLHTFLALELSPNHNYFYLSKRVPLDLLPKLRCLRVLSLSHYRNMTELPESIGKIKHLRYLNISSTAIERLPDSICKLCNLQTLNLSFCHRIAVLPRDMWKLINLRHLDLVGTAIKEMPMQLGRLKCLQTLSKFIINKHSGACIEELGKLANLRGNLSISELQSVVSPMDTLKACLKDRKYLEELVLEWNGLGTNISECQRSVLDNLQPHSNLKSLTINNYGDKSLPDWVGHHSFSNLVSLHLNNCKHCPNLPPLGQLPSLQNLYVVGFEGVVKVDYEFCGGDSSSIKPFGALKVLSFKQMLKWEEWSSFGVENEGEAFPQLEVLYVDDCPKLTGGLPVHLPSLTKLEICKCPQLVVSLPKAPALHELELSNCNEVLLKELPTRLEGLVIGEFDALESLPNGMVASNNCLQQLYIRGCMKLELPTHLNFSSLERLQLSGCDSLKSFPLDFFPRLSHIDIWSCENMESLTDSEQHGRDLVTLNITIGYCPNFVSFPKEGIRAPQLSYFYVSNCPNLRSLPEKMHTLLPSLSLFHISRCPRVESFPEGGFPSNLRTIAVENCEKLSAGRMGWNLQKLPSLRNLGIGDKSEDVVSFPEPGLLPSCLTHLRISEFPNMKSLDKRGLQHLTSLQQLRFWSCPKLEHVPKEGLPTSLSIIEISRCPLLRKRWQSKKGKERRNIPDVDHILIDSEEFIE; translated from the coding sequence atggcTGAGGTTGCAGGCATacttctctctccctttctccaaGCCTTTTTTGAGCGAATGGCATCCCGCGAGTTTGCTGACATCTTTCAAGGAAGAAAACTCAATGATCGTCTCTTACACAAGTTGAAGATAGCATTGCTGTCCGTGAATGCACTGGTTGAAGACGCGGAGGAAAAACAGCTTACGAAGCCTGCTGTGAAAGAGTGGCTGGAGGAGTCGAAAGATGCTGTCTATGAGGCTGAAGACGTCTTGGATGAGATAGCCACTGAAGCCTTGAAACGTAAGTTGGATGCTGAATTTCAAACCACTTCAAGTAAGCTACGTAAATCCATCTCTACTTTCTTTGGTCATTTTGTCAAGGTCATAGAGCCAAAGATAGCAGAGCTACTTGGCAAACTAGAATATCTAGCAAAGCAAAAAGATGTTCTAGGTCTAAAAGAAGGTGTTGGAGGAGAATCATCAAAAAGATTCCCCACGACTTCTTTGGTAGAAGAATCTGGTATTTTTGGTAGGGATGgtgataaggaaaaaataataagctTGTTGCTCTCTGACCATGCAACTGGCAATGAAAATCTGTGCGTTATTCCCATAGTGGGCATGGGGGGAATTGGCAAGACCACCCTTGCCCAGCTTGTATACAAGGACAAGAGGGTGCATGAGCATTTTGACTTTATGGCATGGGTATGTGTTTCGGATGAGTTTGACGTGTTCAGGGTAACTAAAACAGTTCTAGAGGCACTGACTTCATCGACTTGTGATATGAAGGATCTAAATCTAATTCAAGTTACACTACAGGATAAGTTGATGGGGAAGAAATTCATACTTATTTTAGATGACGTATGGAATGAAAATTATGCTGATTGGGAGATCTTAAGTAGTCCATTTAGATCTGGGGCACGAGGAAGTACAGTCATTGTAACAACACGCAATGATAATGTTGCCTCAATCATGCGTGCTGTTTCAACTGATCGTCTAAAGCCATTATTGGAAGACGATTGTTGGTTACTATTTGAAAAACATGCATTCCACGATGGCAACATGGATGCACGTTCACAGCTAGAAGTAATAGGTAGACAAATTGTGAAAAAGTGTGAAGGTCTACCTTTAGCAGCCAAGGCAATTGGGAGTCTCCTGCGATCTAAACTAAGTGTTGATGAGTGGGAGAAAATATTGAAGAGCGAAGTATGGGATTCACCAATTGGCAAAGAAAATATTCTTCCAGCTCTAAGATTAAGTTACAAATATCTTCCATCACatctaaaaaaatgttttgctTACTGTTCAATATTTCCCAAAgattgtgttttaaaaaaagatgaagTAGTCTTATTATGGATGGCAGAAGGTTTCTTAAAAGAAACTATAAACAAGAAAATGGAAGAGGTTGGCGAAGATTACTTCCTTGACTTGGCATCAAGGTCATTGTTGGAACAATCAAGTGACAATAAATCAGGTTTTGTAATGCATGATCTCGTCAACGACTTGGCCAAATTCGTATCTGGGAAATTTACCTTTAGATTGCATATTGACCATTCTCCTGAAACTATGAACGAGACTCGCCATTTGTCGTATTTGAGAAGAACATTTGATAACTTTAAGAAGTTTGAGGTTCTTTGTGAGGCTACTCGATTGCACACATTCTTAGCATTGGAGTTGTCACCAAACCATAATTACTTTTACTTAAGTAAAAGAGTACCACTTGATTTATTGCCAAAACTAAGATGCTTGCGGGTGCTTTCTCTATCCCATTACCGAAATATGACTGAGTTGCCTGAATCAATTGGCAAAATCAAGCATTTACGTTACTTGAACATTTCTTCCACTGCAATTGAAAGGTTACCCGATTCCATATGTAAGTTGTGCAATTTGCAAACATTGAACTTATCATTTTGTCATCGTATTGCTGTATTACCAAGAGATATGTGGAAACTCATCAACTTACGTCATCTTGATCTTGTCGGAACTGCCATAAAGGAGATGCCAATGCAGCTGGGTAGATTAAAATGTCTACAGACTTTAAGTAAATTTATCATCAACAAACATAGTGGGGCATGCATTGAAGAGTTGGGGAAACTTGCAAACCTTCGAGGGAATTTATCTATTTCAGAGCTTCAAAGCGTCGTATCTCCTATGGACACTCTGAAAGCATGCTTGAAAGATAGGAAGTACCTTGAGGAGTTGGTGTTGGAATGGAATGGATTGGGTACTAATATTTCAGAATGTCAAAGATCTGTACTTGACAATCTTCAGCCCCATAGTAACTTGAAAAGTCTCACTATCAACAACTATGGCGATAAAAGTCTTCCAGATTGGGTTGGGCATCATTCATTCTCTAATTTAGTGTCCCTTCACCTAAACAATTGTAAACATTGTCCAAACTTGCCACCACTTGGGCAGCTACCCTCTTTGCAGAATCTCTATGTTGTTGGGTTTGAAGGAGTTGTTAAAGTGGATTATGAGTTTTGTGGCGGTGATTCTTCATCAATTAAGCCATTTGGAGCCTTAAAAGTTTTAAGCTTCAAGCAAATGTTGAAATGGGAGGAATGGTCTTCTTTCGGGGTCGAAAACGAAGGTGAAGCTTTCCCTCAACTTGAAGTGCTTTATGTTGATGACTGCCCTAAATTAACAGGGGGGTTGCCCgtccatcttccttctttaacCAAACTTGAGATTTGTAAATGTCCGCAGCTAGTGGTTTCACTCCCGAAGGCTCCTGCTTTACACGAATTGGAGCTAAGCAATTGTAATGAGGTTCTGTTAAAAGAATTGCCAACTAGATTGGAAGGGCTCGTAATTGGAGAATTTGACGCACTTGAGTCCCTTCCCAATGGAATGGTGGCCTCCAACAACTGTCTTCAACAGTTATACATCAGGGGATGTATGAAGTTAGAGCTCCCAACACACTTAAACTTTTCATCCCTTGAAAGGTTGCAGTTGAGCGGTTGTGATTCCCTCAAGTCATTTCCGTTAGATTTCTTTCCAAGGCTTTCTCATATAGATATATGGAGCTGCGAGAATATGGAATCTTTGACAGATTCAGAACAACATGGACGTGATTTAGTGACCTTGAATATTACCATCGGCTATTGCCCtaattttgtatcttttccGAAAGAAGGAATCCGTGCCCCAcaactttcatatttttatgtcTCTAATTGTCCAAATCTGAGGTCATTGCCAGAGAAGATGCATACACTCCTGCCTTCTCTTTCGCTTTTTCATATAAGCCGTTGTCCAAGAGTTGAGTCGTTTCCCGAAGGAGGCTTTCCTTCCAACCTGAGAACTATTGCAGTCGAGAATTGTGAAAAACTCTCTGCCGGTCGGATGGGATGGAATTTGCAAAAACTCCCATCTCTTAGAAATTTGGGTATCGGGGACAAATCTGAAGATGTGGTGTCCTTTCCAGAGCCAGGGTTGCTGCCTTCTTGTCTGACTCATCTTCGTATCTCTGAATTTCCAAATATGAAATCTTTGGACAAGAGAGGGCTTCAACACCTCACCTCTCTTCAACAATTGAGGTTCTGGTCCTGCCCTAAGCTCGAGCACGTGCCAAAAGAAGGGTTGCCAACCTCCCTTTCTATAATAGAGATCAGTCGATGCCCTTTGTTGAGGAAACGGTGGCAaagcaagaaaggaaaagaacgGCGAAACATTCCTGACGTCGATCACATATTGATTGATTCCGAAGAATTCATTGAATGA
- the LOC132174303 gene encoding putative disease resistance RPP13-like protein 1: MEEVGEDYFLDLASRSLLEQSSDNKSGFVMHDLVNDLAKFVSGKFTCRLHIDHSPETMNETRHLSYLRRRYDSFMKFEVLCEATRLHTFLALELSPNYGYFFLSKRVPLNLLPKLRCLRVLSLSHYKNMTELPESIGKIKHLRYLNISSTAIKRLPDSICKLCNLQTLNLSFCYGIAVLPRDMWKLTNLHHLDIAGTAIKEMPMQLGRLKCLQTSSKFIINKHSGACMEELGKLANLRVKLSISELQSVVSPMDALKACLKDRKYLEELVLEWNGLGTNISECQRSVLDNLRPHSNLKSLTINDYGDKSFPDWVGHHSFSNIVSLHLNNCKHCPNLPPLGQLPSLQNLYVVGFEGVVKVDYEFYGSVSSSIKPFGALKVLRFEQMLKWEEWSSFGVENEGEAFPQLEELYVDDCPKLTGGLPVHLPSLTKLEIRKCPHLVDIVMRFC; the protein is encoded by the coding sequence ATGGAAGAGGTTGGTGAAGATTACTTCCTTGACTTGGCATCAAGATCATTGTTGGAACAATCAAGTGACAATAAATCAGGTTTTGTAATGCATGATCTCGTCAACGACTTGGCCAAATTCGTATCTGGGAAATTTACCTGTAGATTGCATATTGACCATTCTCCTGAAACTATGAACGAGACTCGCCATTTGTCATATTTGAGAAGAAGATATGATAGCTTTATGAAGTTTGAGGTTCTTTGTGAGGCTACTCGATTGCACACATTCTTAGCATTGGAGTTGTCACCAAACTATGGTTACTTTTTCTTAAGTAAAAGAGTACCACTTAATTTATTGCCAAAATTAAGATGCTTGCGGGTGCTCTCTTTATCCCATTACAAAAATATGACTGAGTTGCCTGAATCAATTGGCAAAATCAAGCATTTACGTTACTTGAACATTTCTTCCACTGCAATTAAAAGGTTACCCGATTCCATATGTAAGTTGTGCAATTTGCAAACATTGAACTTATCATTTTGTTATGGTATTGCTGTATTACCAAGAGATATGTGGAAACTCACTAACTTACATCATCTTGATATTGCCGGAACTGCCATAAAGGAGATGCCAATGCAATTGGGTAGACTAAAATGTCTACAGACTTCAAGTAAATTTATCATCAACAAACATAGTGGGGCATGCATGGAAGAGTTGGGGAAACTTGCAAATCTTCGAGTAAAGTTATCTATTTCAGAGCTTCAAAGCGTCGTATCTCCTATGGATGCTCTGAAAGCATGCTTGAAAGATAGGAAGTACCTTGAGGAGTTGGTGTTGGAATGGAATGGATTGGGTACTAATATTTCAGAATGTCAAAGATCTGTACTTGACAATCTTCGGCCCCATAGTAACTTGAAAAGTCTCACTATCAACGACTATGGCGATAAAAGTTTTCCAGATTGGGTTGGGCATCATTCATTCTCTAATATAGTGTCCCTTCACCTAAACAATTGTAAACATTGTCCCAACTTGCCACCACTTGGTCAGCTACCCTCTTTGCAGAACCTCTATGTTGTTGGGTTTGAAGGAGTTGTTAAAGTGGATTATGAGTTTTATGGCAGTGTTTCTTCATCAATTAAGCCATTTGGAGCCTTAAAAGTTTTAAGGTTCGAGCAAATGTTGAAGTGGGAGGAATGGTCTTCTTTCGGGGTCGAAAACGAAGGTGAAGCtttccctcaacttgaagagcTTTATGTTGATGACTGCCCTAAATTAACAGGAGGGTTGCCCgtccatcttccttctttaacCAAACTTGAGATTCGTAAATGTCCGCACCTAGTGGACATTGTAATGAGGTTCTGTTAA
- the LOC132173651 gene encoding putative disease resistance RPP13-like protein 1, whose product MHWLKTRRLTKPAVKEWLEESKDAVYEAEDVLDEIATEALKRKLDAEFQTTSSNLRKSISTFLGHFVKVIEPKIAELLGKLEYLAKQKDVLGLKEGVGGESLKRFPTTSLVEESGIFGRDGDKEKIISLLLSDDATGNENLCVIPIVGMGGIGKTTLAQLVYKDKRVNEHFDFKAWVCVSDEFDVFRVTKTVLEAVTLSTCDMKDLNLLQVTLQDKLMGKKFVLVLDNVWNENYADWEVLSSPFRSGARGSTVIVTTRNDSVASIMRAVSTDRLKPLLEDDCWLLFEKHAFHDGNIDARSQLEVIGRQIVKKCEGLPLAAKAIGSLLRSKLSVDE is encoded by the coding sequence ATGCACTGGTTGAAGACGCGGAGGCTTACAAAGCCTGCTGTGAAAGAGTGGCTGGAGGAGTCGAAAGATGCTGTCTATGAGGCTGAAGACGTCTTGGATGAGATAGCCACCGAAGCCTTGAAACGTAAGTTGGATGCTGAATTTCAAACCACTTCAAGTAATCTACGTAAATCTATCTCTACTTTCCTTGGTCATTTTGTCAAGGTCATAGAGCCAAAGATAGCAGAGCTACTTGGCAAACTAGAATATCtagcaaaacaaaaagatgtTCTAGGTCTGAAAGAAGGTGTTGGAGGAGAATCATTAAAAAGATTCCCCACGACTTCTTTGGTAGAAGAATCTGGTATTTTTGGTAGGGATGgtgataaggaaaaaataataagctTGCTGCTCTCTGACGATGCAACTGGCAATGAAAATCTGTGCGTTATTCCCATAGTGGGCATGGGGGGAATTGGCAAGACCACCCTTGCCCAGCTTGTATACAAGGACAAGAGGGTGAATGAGCATTTTGACTTTAAGGCATGGGTATGTGTTTCGGATGAGTTTGACGTGTTCAGGGTAACTAAAACAGTTCTAGAGGCAGTGACTTTGTCAACTTGTGATATGAAGGATCTAAATCTACTTCAAGTTACACTACAAGATAAGTTGATGGGGAAGAAGTTCGTACTTGTTTTAGATAACGTATGGAATGAGAATTATGCTGATTGGGAGGTCTTGAGTAGTCCATTTAGATCTGGGGCACGAGGAAGTACAGTCATTGTAACAACACGCAATGATAGTGTTGCCTCAATCATGCGTGCTGTTTCAACTGATCGTCTTAAGCCATTATTGGAAGACGATTGTTGGTTACTATTTGAAAAACATGCATTCCACGATGGCAACATTGATGCACGTTCACAGCTAGAAGTAATAGGTAGACAAATTGTGAAAAAGTGTGAAGGTCTACCTTTAGCAGCCAAGGCAATTGGGAGTCTCCTGCGTTCTAAACTAAGTGTTGATGAGTGA
- the LOC132174304 gene encoding putative glucose-6-phosphate 1-epimerase: MNHSGAESDQRAAVHVSKDKNGIDQVLLRNPRGASALVSLHGGQVLSWKTDHDEELLFTSSKAIFKPPSAVRGGISICFPQFGTRGLLEKHG; this comes from the exons ATGAACCATTCTGGAGCAGAAAGTGATCAGAGAGCAGCAGTCCATGTCTCAAAGGACAAGAATGGAATTGACCAGGTCTTGCTTCGGAACCCTCGAGGAGCTTCAGCACTG GTTAGCTTGCATGGAGGGCAAGTTCTTTCATGGAAGACCGACCATGATGAAGAATTATTATTCACAAGCAGTAAG GCAATCTTTAAGCCACCAAGTGCAGTGAGAGGAGGAATTTCAATTTGTTTCCCGCAG TTTGGAACCCGTGGATTGCTGGAAAAACATGGG